The genomic segment CATGCCAAGACACGTGAAATAGAAAGTGTCAGAACTGAGTACACAAGAGGGCACTATTCACTTTTTCGTTCCGCCGCCAAAGAGGAAAATGAACTGCTTGCCATCTTGAGCCAGATAGATCCAATACCCCCTACCCCCCAATTAATCCAATACTCCCCAATGGGTTATGTCGTCTCTCCAATCGCTAGCCTAACGGCTAGCCCTAGACACAACTCATCTACAGAGATAACACAACCCTCAGGCAGTGGCTGAGGAACCTAAGTCCGGCGGCACATCTTGCCAGCGTCCCTGTCCCACAGCCTGAATCGCCTCTTTCAGAGCAACGTCACCGGTATACAGCGCCCGCCCCACAATGACGCTATTAACCCCTACAGGCTCTAGCGCCAACAGGCTCAGTAAGTCGGTCACCGAACTGACGCCACCAGAGGCGATCACGGGCACCTCAATGGCCTGGGCCATTTCGCGCAGCATGGGAATGTTCGGACCTTTCAATGTGCCATCACGATGAATATCGGTGTAGACGATAGCAGCAGCATGAGGCATACGTTGAGCGAGATCGATGGCCTCAATCTCTGAGGTTTCTAGCCAGCCCCGGGTAGCAACCTTGCCGTCACGGGCATCAATGCCAATCACAATTTGCTGCGGGAACTCCTGGCAGAGCTGCGTCACTAACTCAGGATTTTCGATAGCGACGGTGCCGAGAATGACGCGATTTACTCCGAGATCAAGAAGTTGGGTGACCCGGTTGCGATCGCGAATCCCTCCCCCGACCTGCACGGGCACATCAATGGCGTTTACAATCCGGCTAATCGGTTCAAGATTGACCGGCTCCCCAGTCTTGGCGCCGTCAAGATCCACCAGATGAAGCCAGTTTGCCCCTTGGTCCACCCAGCTTTTCGCCACCTCAACCGGATCTTCGGAAAAGACCTGTGACTGCTCATAGTCACCTTGATAAAGACGCACACAGCGTCCTTCTAGTAAGTCGATGGCAGGGAGAATTTCCATTGTTGCTTTGAGAGTAGGGAACTAGTTCCATTGAAGCAGTTTCAGGCTCTGCTGGTTGCTGCTGCTCAGTTTATATTGAAGACGTAATGTCAGAGGACGAACAGACAGGATGGGAACGGCACTAATTACTGGCGCATCTTCTGGGATT from the Acaryochloris thomasi RCC1774 genome contains:
- the hisA gene encoding 1-(5-phosphoribosyl)-5-[(5-phosphoribosylamino)methylideneamino]imidazole-4-carboxamide isomerase, with protein sequence MEILPAIDLLEGRCVRLYQGDYEQSQVFSEDPVEVAKSWVDQGANWLHLVDLDGAKTGEPVNLEPISRIVNAIDVPVQVGGGIRDRNRVTQLLDLGVNRVILGTVAIENPELVTQLCQEFPQQIVIGIDARDGKVATRGWLETSEIEAIDLAQRMPHAAAIVYTDIHRDGTLKGPNIPMLREMAQAIEVPVIASGGVSSVTDLLSLLALEPVGVNSVIVGRALYTGDVALKEAIQAVGQGRWQDVPPDLGSSATA